A single window of Vigna radiata var. radiata cultivar VC1973A chromosome 4, Vradiata_ver6, whole genome shotgun sequence DNA harbors:
- the LOC106758824 gene encoding ribosomal RNA small subunit methyltransferase, chloroplastic isoform X3, whose product MNPSSLCSVQTFPPISQSALLYRHRKLAHDSTAGVRRRAPYLVCAERSKGASMRSADDYHATLKALKSKGRFPRKSLGQHYMLNSEINDQLAGAAGIEQGDVVLEIGPGTGSLTNVLLNSGAFVLAVEKDKHMAALVSERFSSSGKLKVLTEDIVKCHVRSHMSSLVGSTYSKSRNAKVVANIPFNISTDVIKLFLPMGDIFSEVVLLLQEETAVRLVVSSLRTPEYRPINVFVNFYSEPEYKFKVPRTNFFPQPNVDAAVVSFKLKQPSEYPHVSSTKSFFSMVLHSPAYAVMH is encoded by the exons ATGAATCCTTCCTCGCTATGTTCTGTTCAAACGTTCCCGCCAATATCTCAATCCGCATTGCTTTACCGCCACCGCAAACTGGCGCATGATAGCACCGCCGGCGTAAGACGGAGAGCTCCATACTTAGTTTGTGCTGAAAGAAGTAAAGGAGCTTCCATGCGAAGCGCTGATGATTACCATGCCACTCTTAAAGCTCTCAAATCCAAAGGCAGATTCCCCAGAAAATCTCTTGGCCAG CATTATATGTTGAATTCTGAAATAAATGACCAACTTGCTGGTGCGGCCGGTATCGAACAAGGCGATGTCGTGTTGGAAATTGGACCTGGAACTGGCTCCCTGACTAATGTTCTTTTGAATTCGGGCGCATTCGTACTTGCAGTTGAAAAG GATAAACACATGGCTGCCCTCGTGAGTGAAAGATTTTCCAGTTCAGGAAAGTTGAAG GTTTTGACCGAGGATATTGTCAAGTGTCATGTGCGCTCTCATATGTCATCGTTGGTTGGAAGCACATATTCAAAATCCAGAAATGCCAAA GTGGTTGCTAACATTCCCTTTAATATCAGTACAGATGTGATCAAATTATTTCTTCCGATGGGTGACATTTTCTCAGAAGTGGTTCTATTGCTCCAG GAGGAGACTGCTGTCCGCTTGGTAGTGTCATCACTCCGCACCCCTGAATACCGTCCCATCAATGTATTTGTCAATTTCTATTCAG AGCCGGAGTACAAATTTAAAGTCCCAAGAACCAACTTTTTCCCTCAGCCTAAT GTTGACGCAGCTGTTGTCTCATTCAAGCTGAAGCAACCGTCAGAATATCCTCATGTTTCTTCCACTAAAAGCTTCTTTTCAATGGTATTGCATTCCCCAGCATATGCTGTCATGCATTGA
- the LOC106758824 gene encoding ribosomal RNA small subunit methyltransferase, chloroplastic isoform X2 — translation MNPSSLCSVQTFPPISQSALLYRHRKLAHDSTAGVRRRAPYLVCAERSKGASMRSADDYHATLKALKSKGRFPRKSLGQHYMLNSEINDQLAGAAGIEQGDVVLEIGPGTGSLTNVLLNSGAFVLAVEKDKHMAALVSERFSSSGKLKVLTEDIVKCHVRSHMSSLVGSTYSKSRNAKEETAVRLVVSSLRTPEYRPINVFVNFYSEPEYKFKVPRTNFFPQPNVDAAVVSFKLKQPSEYPHVSSTKSFFSMVNSAFNEKRKMLRKSLQHICTSLEIEEALTSIGLLATSRPEELTLDDFVKLHNLIAKE, via the exons ATGAATCCTTCCTCGCTATGTTCTGTTCAAACGTTCCCGCCAATATCTCAATCCGCATTGCTTTACCGCCACCGCAAACTGGCGCATGATAGCACCGCCGGCGTAAGACGGAGAGCTCCATACTTAGTTTGTGCTGAAAGAAGTAAAGGAGCTTCCATGCGAAGCGCTGATGATTACCATGCCACTCTTAAAGCTCTCAAATCCAAAGGCAGATTCCCCAGAAAATCTCTTGGCCAG CATTATATGTTGAATTCTGAAATAAATGACCAACTTGCTGGTGCGGCCGGTATCGAACAAGGCGATGTCGTGTTGGAAATTGGACCTGGAACTGGCTCCCTGACTAATGTTCTTTTGAATTCGGGCGCATTCGTACTTGCAGTTGAAAAG GATAAACACATGGCTGCCCTCGTGAGTGAAAGATTTTCCAGTTCAGGAAAGTTGAAG GTTTTGACCGAGGATATTGTCAAGTGTCATGTGCGCTCTCATATGTCATCGTTGGTTGGAAGCACATATTCAAAATCCAGAAATGCCAAA GAGGAGACTGCTGTCCGCTTGGTAGTGTCATCACTCCGCACCCCTGAATACCGTCCCATCAATGTATTTGTCAATTTCTATTCAG AGCCGGAGTACAAATTTAAAGTCCCAAGAACCAACTTTTTCCCTCAGCCTAAT GTTGACGCAGCTGTTGTCTCATTCAAGCTGAAGCAACCGTCAGAATATCCTCATGTTTCTTCCACTAAAAGCTTCTTTTCAATG GTTAATTCAGCATTCAATGAGAAGCGTAAGATGCTGCGCAAGTCACTTCAGCACATATGCACATCGCTTGAGATTGAAGAAGCTTTAACAAGCATAGGTCTTCTAGCTACT TCAAGACCTGAGGAACTAACATTGGATGATTTTGTTAAATTGCATAACTTGATTGCCAAGGAGTAG
- the LOC106758675 gene encoding flap endonuclease GEN-like 1, whose protein sequence is MGVGGNFWELLKPYARREGFDFLRNKRVAVDLSFWIVQHENAMKATHVRKPHLRLTFFRTINLFSKFGALPVFIVDGTPSPLKAQARIARYFGSCGIELTSLPVSEGVSAERSSMFSSRVQECVELVKLLGMPVLQAKGEAEALCAQLNSEGHVDACITADSDAFLFGAKCIIKRFCPNSKEPFECYNMSDIEAGLGLKRKHLIAISLLVGNDHDMNGVRGIGLDNALHFAKAFNEDDILNRLQEIGKGDTSQIPSCTKFEDNIDVDGNCPNIKQPHCSLCGHPGSKKDHMKFSCESCVTKDDEGCQRKPEGFKCDCCSCVLNRRHKEQKREENRYSKICHKIAEEPNFPKDEIIDMYLCNDNGYFSASDGPRIIWGKPNIEMLIDFLNFHQCWEPSYIRRTMFPMMSTIFLRDMSTPTGETLLFGQYEFDSVERVKMRYGYQFYVVKWKRAGVNINTSKVPSNESSVQQDVVELDEMVDLLDDAPEIHVDGCSFLFTDENMDLVGTAFPAEVKSFLQEQERKRRKNPKSRFQENEKPASPNSRSTQLSITEFFPSTKIKHRQSKQREESSNDADSEGSKSSKMKRNMSNSDKLPKSVRRRLLFD, encoded by the exons ATGGGAGTTGGTGGTAATTTCTGGGAGCTGCTAAAGCCCTATGCGCGTCGCGAGGGTTTTGATTTCTTGAGGAACAAGCGAGTTGCCGTGGACCTATCATTCTGGATTGTTCAGCATGAGAATGCCATGAAGGCCACCCATGTCAGAAAACCTCACCTCAGACTTACCTTCTTCCGCACCATCAATCTCTTCTCCAAG TTTGGGGCACTTCCTGTGTTCATTGTTGACGGGACTCCATCACCATTGAAAGCACAGGCCAGGATTGCAAGATATTTTGGGTCTTGTGGCATTGAGCTGACTAGCTTGCCGGTCTCCGAAGGTGTTTCAGCAGAAAGGAGCAGCATGTTTTCAAGTCGAGTTCAAGAATGTGTG GAACTGGTCAAACTACTTGGAATGCCTGTACTACAGGCTAAAGGAGAGGCTGAAGCACTCTGTGCGCAATTAAATAGTGAAGGTCATGTAGATGCTTGCATCACAGCTGACAGTGATGCATTCCTCTTTGGGGCAAAATGCATTATAAAACGTTTCTGTCCCAATTCCAAA GAACCATTTGAATGCTACAACATGTCAGATATTGAAGCTGGACTTGGATTGAAGAGGAAACACTTGATAGCTATCTCTCTTTTGGTTGGAAATGATCATGATATGAATGGTGTTCGAGGAATTGGGCTTGATAATGCACTTCATTTTGCTAAAGCTTTTAATGAAGATGATATATTGAATAG ATTACAGGAGATAGGCAAAGGGGATACTTCACAAATTCCCAGCTGCACCAAATTTGAGGACAACATAGATGTTGATGGAAACTGCCCGAATATAAAACAACCTCATTGCTCATTATGTGGGCATCCTGGCAGCAAGAAAGATCATATGAAATTTTCTTGTGAATCCTGTGTCACAAAGGATGATGAGGGCTGCCAGAGAAAACCAGAGGGTTTTAAATGTGATTGCTGCTCATGTGTTTTG AATAGGAGACACAAGGAGCAGAAACGAGAGGAAAATCGGTACTCAAAAATTTGTCACAAAATTGCAGAGGAGCCAAACTTTCCCAAAGATGAAATCATTGACATGTACTTATGCAATGACAATGGTTACTTTTCAG CAAGTGATGGGCCTCGGATCATATGGGGAAAACCCAATATTGAGATGCtgattgattttttaaattttcatcagTGTTGGGAACCATCCTACATTCGACGGACTATGTTTCCTATGATGTCTACTATCTTTTTGAGAGATATGTCTACACCTACGGGAGAAACTTTGTTATTTGGGCAGTATGAGTTTGATTCGGTTGAACGTGTGAAGATGAGATATGGATATCAGTTTTATGTGGTTAAGTGGAAACGTGCAGGGGTAAACATTAACACCAGCAAAGTTCCATCAAATGAATCAAGTGTGCAACAAGATGTAGTAGAGCTTGATGAAATGGTGGATCTACTGGACGATGCCCCTGAGATTCATGTAGATGGATGTAGTTTTCTGTTTACAGATGAAAACATGGACCTAGTGGGGACTGCTTTTCCAGCAGAAGTCAAAAGCTTTTTGCAGGAGCAG GaaaggaaaaggagaaagaacCCAAAATCAAGGTtccaagaaaatgaaaaaccagCTTCTCCAAACTCAAGAAGTACTCAGCTAAGCATCACAGAGTTCTTTCCATCAACCAAAATTAAACATCGTCAATCAAAACAAAGAGAAGAATCATCCAACGATGCTGATAGTGAGGGGAGCAAGAgttcaaaaatgaaaagaaacatgTCTAATTCTGACAAGCTTCCAAAATCTGTGAGGCGTCGCCTTTTGTTTGACTAG
- the LOC106758824 gene encoding ribosomal RNA small subunit methyltransferase, chloroplastic isoform X1 encodes MNPSSLCSVQTFPPISQSALLYRHRKLAHDSTAGVRRRAPYLVCAERSKGASMRSADDYHATLKALKSKGRFPRKSLGQHYMLNSEINDQLAGAAGIEQGDVVLEIGPGTGSLTNVLLNSGAFVLAVEKDKHMAALVSERFSSSGKLKVLTEDIVKCHVRSHMSSLVGSTYSKSRNAKVVANIPFNISTDVIKLFLPMGDIFSEVVLLLQEETAVRLVVSSLRTPEYRPINVFVNFYSEPEYKFKVPRTNFFPQPNVDAAVVSFKLKQPSEYPHVSSTKSFFSMVNSAFNEKRKMLRKSLQHICTSLEIEEALTSIGLLATSRPEELTLDDFVKLHNLIAKE; translated from the exons ATGAATCCTTCCTCGCTATGTTCTGTTCAAACGTTCCCGCCAATATCTCAATCCGCATTGCTTTACCGCCACCGCAAACTGGCGCATGATAGCACCGCCGGCGTAAGACGGAGAGCTCCATACTTAGTTTGTGCTGAAAGAAGTAAAGGAGCTTCCATGCGAAGCGCTGATGATTACCATGCCACTCTTAAAGCTCTCAAATCCAAAGGCAGATTCCCCAGAAAATCTCTTGGCCAG CATTATATGTTGAATTCTGAAATAAATGACCAACTTGCTGGTGCGGCCGGTATCGAACAAGGCGATGTCGTGTTGGAAATTGGACCTGGAACTGGCTCCCTGACTAATGTTCTTTTGAATTCGGGCGCATTCGTACTTGCAGTTGAAAAG GATAAACACATGGCTGCCCTCGTGAGTGAAAGATTTTCCAGTTCAGGAAAGTTGAAG GTTTTGACCGAGGATATTGTCAAGTGTCATGTGCGCTCTCATATGTCATCGTTGGTTGGAAGCACATATTCAAAATCCAGAAATGCCAAA GTGGTTGCTAACATTCCCTTTAATATCAGTACAGATGTGATCAAATTATTTCTTCCGATGGGTGACATTTTCTCAGAAGTGGTTCTATTGCTCCAG GAGGAGACTGCTGTCCGCTTGGTAGTGTCATCACTCCGCACCCCTGAATACCGTCCCATCAATGTATTTGTCAATTTCTATTCAG AGCCGGAGTACAAATTTAAAGTCCCAAGAACCAACTTTTTCCCTCAGCCTAAT GTTGACGCAGCTGTTGTCTCATTCAAGCTGAAGCAACCGTCAGAATATCCTCATGTTTCTTCCACTAAAAGCTTCTTTTCAATG GTTAATTCAGCATTCAATGAGAAGCGTAAGATGCTGCGCAAGTCACTTCAGCACATATGCACATCGCTTGAGATTGAAGAAGCTTTAACAAGCATAGGTCTTCTAGCTACT TCAAGACCTGAGGAACTAACATTGGATGATTTTGTTAAATTGCATAACTTGATTGCCAAGGAGTAG